A window of the Streptomyces albireticuli genome harbors these coding sequences:
- a CDS encoding SDR family NAD(P)-dependent oxidoreductase, with translation MTGMNSTAQQNSRIVAVTGAGTGIGRATARAFAAEGAHVVAIGRRPEPLRETADGHDRIRPLPADITADGEPDRIVRAVLERYGRLDVLVNNAGIVRGGALGTLTPEAITAQLGTNLIAPVLLTQAALPLLETAGGAIVNVSTSVGQRAWPGSSLYAATKTALELLTRSWAVELASRGIRVVAVAPGAIDTPIGEHQGLTPERMAQVREWQLAHTPLGRIGRPEEVAWAITQLTSPGASFVTGVVLPVDGGAVVA, from the coding sequence ATGACCGGCATGAACAGCACCGCGCAGCAGAACAGCAGGATCGTCGCCGTCACCGGAGCCGGCACCGGCATCGGCCGGGCCACCGCCCGCGCCTTCGCCGCCGAGGGCGCCCACGTGGTCGCGATCGGGCGCCGGCCCGAACCGCTCCGGGAGACCGCCGACGGGCACGACCGGATCAGGCCGCTCCCCGCCGACATCACCGCCGACGGCGAGCCGGACCGGATCGTGCGGGCCGTGCTGGAGCGGTACGGCCGGCTGGACGTGCTCGTCAACAACGCCGGCATCGTGCGCGGCGGCGCCCTCGGCACGCTGACGCCGGAGGCGATCACGGCGCAGCTCGGCACCAACCTGATCGCCCCCGTCCTGCTGACCCAGGCCGCGCTCCCGCTCCTGGAGACGGCCGGCGGTGCGATCGTCAACGTGAGCACCTCGGTGGGCCAGCGGGCCTGGCCCGGCAGCTCCCTCTACGCCGCGACCAAGACCGCGCTGGAACTGCTCACCCGCAGCTGGGCGGTCGAGCTGGCGTCGCGCGGCATCCGCGTGGTCGCGGTCGCCCCCGGAGCGATCGACACCCCGATCGGCGAACACCAGGGCCTGACCCCGGAGCGCATGGCCCAGGTGCGGGAGTGGCAGCTGGCGCACACCCCGCTCGGCCGGATCGGCCGGCCCGAGGAGGTGGCCTGGGCCATCACCCAGCTCACCTCGCCGGGCGCGTCGTTCGTCACCGGGGTCGTACTCCCGGTCGACGGTGGGGCGGTCGTGGCGTGA
- a CDS encoding L-histidine N(alpha)-methyltransferase has product MSAQSPGRPGPEVVEVALASEHRPGGGEDELRAGLAERPRRIPHRYGYDTVGSRLFEEISRLPAYYPPRAERTLLRDHGDEMARLSGAAELVDLGAGSAEKSEILLAAMDARGLLGAYTGIDVSLQPMRDAARRLGARWPTARVTLVHGDFATALPWLRDRGTGRLMAMLGSTFGCLTPPERSAFLRALRASCGPRDHVLLCADLFQPVDTVRRAYTAGCAGERPVRRLFALNTLAHLNREYGADFDPAFFAPDVVYDVTRRQVRGEIRSTRRQRVTLPRIGTVLDFAEDETFFHDVLHKFELSELVRELESFGFRCRGHWVEEEFQYAALLLR; this is encoded by the coding sequence ATGAGCGCGCAGAGCCCCGGACGTCCCGGGCCCGAGGTCGTCGAGGTCGCCCTCGCGTCGGAACACCGGCCCGGCGGCGGGGAGGACGAACTGCGGGCGGGCCTCGCCGAGCGGCCGCGCAGGATCCCGCACCGCTACGGGTACGACACCGTGGGCTCGCGGCTGTTCGAGGAGATCAGCCGCCTGCCCGCGTACTACCCCCCGCGTGCGGAGCGCACGCTGCTGCGGGACCACGGGGACGAGATGGCGCGCCTGTCGGGCGCCGCCGAGCTGGTGGACCTCGGGGCGGGCAGCGCGGAGAAGTCGGAGATCCTGCTGGCGGCCATGGACGCGCGGGGGCTCCTCGGCGCCTACACGGGGATCGACGTGAGCCTCCAGCCGATGCGGGACGCCGCCCGCCGCCTGGGCGCCCGGTGGCCGACGGCCCGTGTCACGCTCGTGCACGGCGACTTCGCCACCGCCCTGCCGTGGCTCCGGGACCGTGGCACGGGGCGTCTCATGGCGATGCTCGGCAGCACCTTCGGGTGCCTGACGCCGCCCGAGCGGTCCGCCTTCCTGCGCGCCCTGCGGGCCTCGTGCGGCCCGCGTGACCACGTCCTGCTCTGCGCCGACCTCTTCCAGCCCGTGGACACCGTGCGCCGGGCGTACACGGCGGGCTGCGCGGGGGAACGCCCGGTGCGCCGGCTGTTCGCCCTGAACACCCTGGCGCACCTCAACAGGGAGTACGGGGCCGATTTCGACCCCGCGTTCTTCGCGCCGGACGTGGTCTACGACGTCACCCGCCGGCAGGTGCGGGGAGAGATCCGCAGCACCCGGCGGCAGCGTGTGACCCTCCCCCGGATCGGCACGGTCCTCGACTTCGCCGAGGACGAGACGTTCTTCCACGATGTGCTGCACAAGTTCGAGCTGAGCGAACTCGTGCGGGAGCTGGAGTCGTTCGGGTTCCGGTGCCGCGGGCACTGGGTGGAGGAGGAGTTCCAGTACGCGGCCCTGCTCCTGCGCTGA
- a CDS encoding DUF6247 family protein → MSAQPGHVPAPPPAPAAAARLLARIRAHGRAAQWEPAFERDWGKALEDSRATYTLTPLHEVVRTWQARLDTAPAVGAFIDAGLDDADGVDLDQVLRGRP, encoded by the coding sequence ATGAGCGCTCAGCCCGGCCATGTGCCGGCTCCACCGCCCGCCCCGGCCGCCGCCGCGCGGCTCCTCGCCCGCATCCGTGCCCACGGGCGCGCCGCCCAGTGGGAGCCGGCGTTCGAGCGGGACTGGGGGAAGGCGCTGGAGGACTCGCGGGCGACGTACACCCTGACCCCGCTGCACGAGGTCGTCCGGACGTGGCAGGCCCGCCTCGACACCGCCCCGGCCGTCGGCGCGTTCATCGACGCGGGTCTGGACGACGCGGACGGCGTGGACCTGGACCAGGTCCTGCGAGGGCGCCCGTGA
- a CDS encoding carboxylesterase/lipase family protein, whose amino-acid sequence MNVVASGPTDPSEPSGTRPEVRVVAGALRGSREGGVAVFRGVPFAEPPVGALRFAAPRPVRGWDGVRRAVSYGPPPPQGGHFGMDALARDAAGDDWLTVNVWTPEPGPAARLPVMVWIHGGAYTIGTSGLPEYDGGHLAREGGVVVVTFNYRVGFEGFGQIEGAPANRGLLDQIAALEWVRENIRAFGGDPDRVTLFGQSAGAGSVAALLAMPRAAGLFGRAVAQSAQGTFFSPGLAADIAASCAAGLGLRPTAADLSTVDPARLSAAGDAVGATMARRAGRWGPAAHASVPFSPVVDGDALPVTPWQALADGAGRDVALLVGHTRDEQRLLTALAGLLGQVTREQAATALRLFAPGRDGASRYLGGFPDAGPDELYELVRSDWLFRMPTLHLAHARTAGGGRAHVYELTWHAPGMGGVLGACHGLDVPLVFGNLDRGQPAALIGEEPSPEARELSARMRAAWTAFATHGDPGWPAYDPGQRLVQVFDTQPAVTAYPEETSRLIWRDHAFPVLPLIDQ is encoded by the coding sequence ATGAACGTTGTCGCGTCCGGTCCGACCGATCCGTCCGAGCCGTCCGGGACCCGGCCCGAGGTCCGCGTGGTCGCCGGGGCGCTGCGCGGCAGCCGGGAGGGCGGGGTGGCGGTCTTCCGCGGTGTCCCGTTCGCCGAGCCGCCGGTCGGTGCGCTGCGTTTCGCCGCGCCACGGCCGGTACGGGGGTGGGACGGGGTGCGGCGGGCGGTGTCGTACGGGCCGCCGCCCCCGCAAGGCGGCCACTTCGGCATGGACGCGCTGGCGCGGGACGCGGCGGGCGACGACTGGCTGACGGTCAACGTCTGGACGCCCGAGCCGGGCCCGGCGGCACGGCTGCCGGTGATGGTGTGGATCCACGGCGGCGCCTACACGATCGGGACGTCCGGCCTTCCCGAGTACGACGGCGGACACCTGGCGCGCGAGGGCGGTGTCGTCGTGGTGACCTTCAACTACCGGGTGGGCTTCGAGGGTTTCGGGCAGATCGAGGGGGCGCCCGCCAACCGGGGGCTGCTCGACCAGATCGCCGCCCTGGAGTGGGTGCGTGAGAACATCCGGGCCTTCGGCGGCGACCCGGACCGCGTCACGCTCTTCGGCCAGTCCGCCGGCGCCGGGTCCGTCGCCGCGCTGCTGGCGATGCCGCGCGCGGCAGGGCTCTTCGGCCGGGCCGTCGCGCAGAGCGCCCAGGGCACGTTCTTCTCACCCGGGCTCGCCGCCGACATCGCCGCCTCCTGCGCCGCCGGGCTGGGGCTGCGGCCCACGGCGGCCGACCTGTCCACGGTGGACCCGGCCCGGCTGTCCGCCGCCGGTGACGCCGTCGGCGCCACGATGGCCCGGCGGGCCGGCCGCTGGGGCCCGGCCGCGCACGCGTCGGTCCCGTTCTCGCCGGTCGTCGACGGCGACGCGCTGCCGGTCACCCCATGGCAGGCCCTGGCCGACGGCGCCGGCCGGGATGTCGCACTCCTCGTCGGCCACACCCGGGACGAACAGCGGCTGCTCACCGCGCTCGCCGGCCTGCTCGGCCAGGTGACGCGGGAGCAGGCGGCCACCGCCCTGCGCCTCTTCGCCCCCGGCCGGGACGGCGCGAGCCGCTACCTCGGCGGATTCCCGGACGCGGGCCCTGACGAGCTGTACGAACTGGTCCGTTCCGACTGGCTGTTCCGCATGCCGACCCTCCACCTCGCCCACGCCCGGACCGCCGGCGGCGGCCGTGCCCACGTCTACGAGCTGACCTGGCACGCCCCCGGCATGGGCGGAGTCCTCGGCGCCTGCCACGGCCTCGACGTACCGCTCGTCTTCGGCAACCTGGACCGTGGTCAGCCCGCGGCGCTGATCGGCGAGGAACCGTCCCCGGAGGCGCGGGAGCTGTCCGCGCGCATGCGCGCCGCCTGGACGGCCTTCGCCACTCACGGCGACCCCGGCTGGCCCGCGTACGACCCCGGACAACGCCTCGTACAGGTCTTCGACACCCAGCCCGCTGTCACCGCCTACCCGGAGGAGACCTCCCGGCTCATCTGGCGGGACCACGCCTTCCCCGTACTGCCGCTGATCGACCAGTAG
- a CDS encoding SDR family oxidoreductase — translation MDRPILVTGGTGTLGRALVARLLADDVPVRVMSRRPRPWDDDRPCEWAVCDLAKGEGLDAALKDVRAVVHCATDARDDAATTRRLTEAAARRPEGPHLVYISIVGIDEVPLPYYRSKRTAERLVQGAGLPWTVLRTTQFHDLVATLTTVQRRLPFVLVPGGLRCQPVEVTEVADRLAELAQGPPAGRVPDMAGPEVRDARDLAAATLRAAGLRRRIVSVPLPGKIVRALKAGGNLAPDRAVGSGTYEEYLAARARAGRW, via the coding sequence ATGGACAGGCCGATCCTGGTGACCGGCGGCACCGGCACCCTCGGCCGCGCCCTCGTGGCGCGGCTCCTCGCCGACGACGTGCCCGTACGCGTGATGAGCCGCCGGCCGAGGCCGTGGGACGACGACCGGCCGTGCGAGTGGGCGGTGTGCGACCTCGCGAAGGGCGAGGGCCTCGACGCGGCCCTGAAGGACGTGCGGGCGGTGGTGCACTGCGCGACCGACGCCCGTGACGACGCCGCGACGACCCGCCGTCTGACCGAGGCCGCCGCGCGACGGCCCGAAGGCCCGCACCTCGTCTACATCTCGATCGTCGGCATCGACGAGGTGCCGCTCCCTTACTACCGGTCGAAGCGGACGGCGGAGCGGCTCGTCCAGGGGGCGGGCCTGCCGTGGACCGTGCTGCGCACCACGCAGTTCCACGACCTGGTCGCCACCCTGACCACCGTGCAGCGGCGGCTGCCGTTCGTCCTCGTGCCGGGCGGCCTGCGCTGCCAGCCCGTCGAGGTGACCGAGGTCGCCGATCGCCTCGCGGAGCTCGCCCAAGGGCCGCCCGCGGGGCGGGTGCCCGACATGGCGGGGCCCGAGGTGCGCGACGCCCGCGACCTCGCGGCCGCCACGCTCCGGGCGGCGGGCCTGCGCCGCCGGATCGTTTCCGTACCGCTGCCGGGAAAGATCGTCCGGGCTCTGAAGGCGGGAGGCAACCTCGCCCCGGACCGGGCCGTGGGCAGCGGAACGTACGAGGAGTACCTGGCCGCCCGTGCGCGGGCCGGCCGGTGGTGA
- a CDS encoding nuclease-related domain-containing DEAD/DEAH box helicase: MREQLKAAQWDVRNWEAASEGERKVAAKLHVLTRRGWRLLLDRRWPGTRAANVDMLLVGPGGVFVIDVKNWRHAPEAVDGHLTAGGRTYDREIGKLLKVTRLAENAVSARNLSPVAVQPLMVFAGRSLDAALGTVRLLGEREVTPALIAERTRLRPSEVKAVADHLERTFPAYEDTSARTGPAAPASPVPAPDDALFDVEGIRNAAVEAARSAPIEQWMTFLHPDQLALVRRDWSGPARVSGPAGTGKTVVALHRAAHLARRTSGRILYVTFANNLPRVQGTFLKAMAPAVADRIDFRSLHAWAGQFLRDRGVATRLDHDKSVDAFSRAWQSHGRRTVLETLDPAPGYWQEEIDYVIKGRGITSFEQYAPPLRRERRRTVLRRTHREAVWALYQEYERNRTAKGVHDFNDILALALAEALAHPGATPYTSVIVDEVQDLTFVGVRLLHALVGDAANGLLLVGDGQQAVYPGGFRLSDAGIDVRGRGQVLRANYRNAKEILDAALAVVADDAFDDIDGTPTAGRRDVDLTYGDGGRVTRCTAPTRTEHDEALLAALRALGPEAWPDSAVLCRTGAERERYRRLLTRAGIPAVTLEQYDGRPVPGVKLGSYHRAKGLEFKHVHLPDHDAPATAAPGDGTDDGVARERRELHRSQLFVAMTRARDTLWLGSFGRP, from the coding sequence TTGCGTGAGCAGCTCAAGGCCGCGCAATGGGACGTCCGCAACTGGGAAGCGGCCAGTGAGGGCGAACGGAAGGTCGCCGCGAAGCTGCACGTCCTCACCCGGCGCGGGTGGCGGCTGCTCCTCGACCGGCGCTGGCCCGGGACGCGCGCGGCCAACGTCGACATGCTGCTCGTCGGACCCGGCGGCGTCTTCGTCATCGACGTCAAGAACTGGCGACACGCCCCCGAGGCCGTCGACGGACACCTGACAGCGGGCGGCCGCACGTACGACCGTGAGATCGGCAAGCTGCTCAAGGTGACCCGGCTCGCCGAGAACGCCGTCTCCGCGCGGAACCTCTCGCCCGTGGCCGTCCAGCCGCTCATGGTCTTCGCCGGCCGGTCCCTGGACGCCGCCCTCGGCACCGTACGGCTCCTCGGCGAACGCGAGGTGACCCCGGCGCTCATAGCCGAGCGGACCCGGCTGCGCCCCTCCGAGGTGAAGGCCGTCGCCGACCACCTGGAGCGCACCTTCCCCGCCTACGAGGACACCTCGGCCCGTACCGGCCCGGCGGCCCCCGCCTCGCCCGTGCCCGCGCCGGACGACGCGCTCTTCGACGTCGAGGGCATACGGAACGCGGCAGTGGAAGCCGCCCGCAGCGCCCCGATCGAACAGTGGATGACGTTCCTCCACCCGGACCAGCTCGCCCTCGTACGCCGCGACTGGTCCGGCCCGGCGCGCGTCAGCGGACCGGCGGGCACCGGCAAGACGGTCGTCGCCCTGCACCGCGCCGCGCACCTCGCCCGCCGCACCTCCGGCCGGATCCTCTACGTGACGTTCGCGAACAACCTGCCCCGCGTGCAGGGCACGTTCCTCAAGGCGATGGCACCGGCCGTCGCCGACCGGATCGACTTCCGCAGCCTGCACGCGTGGGCGGGCCAGTTCCTCCGCGACAGGGGTGTCGCGACCCGGCTCGACCACGACAAGTCCGTCGACGCCTTCAGCCGCGCCTGGCAGAGCCACGGCCGCCGCACGGTCCTCGAAACCCTCGACCCCGCCCCCGGGTACTGGCAGGAGGAGATCGACTACGTCATCAAGGGCCGGGGGATCACGTCCTTCGAGCAGTACGCCCCACCCCTGCGCCGCGAACGCCGCCGCACCGTCCTGCGCCGGACGCACCGCGAGGCCGTGTGGGCGCTGTACCAGGAGTACGAGCGCAACCGCACCGCCAAAGGTGTGCACGACTTCAACGACATCCTCGCCCTCGCGCTCGCCGAGGCCCTCGCGCACCCCGGCGCCACCCCGTACACCTCGGTGATCGTCGACGAGGTGCAGGACCTCACGTTCGTCGGCGTACGCCTGCTCCACGCGCTCGTCGGCGACGCGGCCAACGGCCTGCTGCTCGTCGGTGACGGGCAGCAGGCCGTCTACCCGGGCGGATTCCGCCTCTCCGACGCGGGCATCGACGTCCGCGGCCGCGGCCAGGTGCTGCGCGCGAACTACCGCAACGCGAAGGAGATCCTGGACGCCGCGCTCGCGGTCGTCGCCGACGACGCCTTCGACGACATCGACGGCACCCCGACGGCCGGGCGCCGCGACGTCGACCTGACCTACGGCGACGGCGGCCGGGTCACCAGGTGCACCGCGCCGACCCGCACCGAGCACGACGAGGCCCTCCTCGCCGCCCTGCGCGCCCTGGGACCCGAGGCGTGGCCCGACTCGGCGGTGCTCTGCCGCACCGGAGCCGAGCGGGAGCGCTACCGGCGCCTGCTCACCCGGGCCGGCATACCCGCGGTCACCCTGGAGCAGTACGACGGCCGCCCGGTGCCCGGCGTCAAGCTGGGCAGCTATCACCGGGCCAAGGGCCTGGAGTTCAAGCACGTGCACCTGCCCGACCACGACGCCCCGGCCACCGCCGCCCCTGGCGACGGCACCGACGACGGCGTCGCCCGCGAACGCCGCGAACTCCACCGCAGCCAGCTCTTCGTCGCCATGACCCGGGCCCGCGACACCCTGTGGCTGGGCTCGTTCGGCCGCCCGTGA
- a CDS encoding MerR family transcriptional regulator: MRIGELAEAAGTTARALRHYEQAGLISSERAPNGYRVYDERAAVRVRNIRYLLAAGLTLDDVQVFLPCLDGDVTAAPPSDKGLRVALERLAVLNERIAAQTEARDRLEAALRRTAGDRIRPAA, encoded by the coding sequence GTGAGGATCGGCGAACTGGCCGAAGCGGCGGGGACAACCGCCCGCGCGCTGCGGCACTACGAACAAGCGGGGCTGATCTCCTCCGAGCGCGCCCCCAACGGCTACCGCGTCTACGACGAGCGGGCGGCGGTACGGGTCCGCAACATCCGCTACCTGCTGGCCGCCGGACTCACCCTCGACGACGTACAGGTGTTCCTGCCCTGCCTGGACGGCGACGTGACCGCCGCACCCCCGTCGGACAAGGGCCTGCGAGTCGCCCTGGAACGACTGGCGGTCCTCAACGAACGCATCGCTGCCCAGACCGAGGCCCGCGACCGCCTGGAAGCGGCGCTCCGCCGTACGGCCGGCGACCGGATCCGCCCGGCGGCCTGA
- a CDS encoding WD40 repeat domain-containing protein: MGHAHVPGDGALTGHTRGIRSAAFSPDGRTLATAGSDRSTRLWDVRSHRTIATLAGETDGVDSVAFSPDGHTLATGNYDATVRLWDLRSREVVTTLPRTGQTCRAYALAFSPDGRTLATASCDVVLWSTRTHRRVARLTGHSETVSQLAFSPDGRVLATGGYDRTVRLWDTDSHRPVATLSGTGGYVSGLAFSPTGHSLATVNTDRTVRLWELGPDTIADRVCDLATVHRWQRTVTNLPLKDPCA, from the coding sequence GTGGGACACGCGCACGTACCAGGAGACGGCGCGCTCACCGGGCACACGAGGGGCATCCGCTCCGCGGCCTTCAGCCCCGACGGCCGGACGCTGGCGACGGCCGGCAGCGACCGCAGCACACGCCTGTGGGACGTACGCTCCCACCGCACGATCGCCACCCTCGCGGGCGAGACCGACGGGGTGGACTCCGTGGCGTTCTCGCCGGACGGGCACACCCTCGCCACCGGCAACTACGACGCGACCGTCCGCCTGTGGGACCTCCGTTCCCGCGAGGTCGTCACCACCCTTCCGCGCACCGGCCAGACGTGCAGGGCCTACGCCCTCGCGTTCAGCCCGGACGGCCGCACGCTGGCCACGGCCAGCTGTGATGTCGTCCTGTGGAGCACCCGGACCCACCGCCGCGTCGCCCGGCTCACGGGCCACAGCGAGACGGTCAGTCAGCTCGCCTTCTCTCCTGACGGACGTGTCCTGGCCACGGGCGGCTACGACCGCACCGTCCGCTTGTGGGACACCGACAGCCACAGGCCCGTGGCCACGCTCAGCGGGACGGGCGGCTACGTCTCGGGCCTGGCCTTCTCCCCCACGGGGCACTCCCTCGCCACCGTCAACACGGACCGCACGGTCCGGCTCTGGGAGCTCGGCCCCGACACCATCGCCGACCGCGTCTGCGACCTCGCCACCGTTCACCGCTGGCAACGGACCGTCACCAACCTCCCCCTGAAGGACCCTTGCGCATGA